Proteins from a genomic interval of Thunnus thynnus chromosome 5, fThuThy2.1, whole genome shotgun sequence:
- the LOC137183616 gene encoding hatching enzyme 1.2-like, producing the protein MAFLKYTLSFLILLVVSDCSWAEEKELSVSELLWRANKDVVRTEKEPFVVDDIAYDNENERNADPCTSEGCMWSKSADGNIYVPYVIAGHYSPRERAIIERGLESFSSVSCIRFVERDAQRDYLSIQSDNGCYSYVGRRGYAQTVSLDRSGCLYHNTVQHELLHALGFNHEQCRSDRDQHIRVLWENIMPGLAYAFDKINTLNQNTPYDYNSVMQYHRYAFSANSKPTMEPIPNANVEFGTGTQMSKNDILRLNRLYKC; encoded by the exons ATGGCTTTCTTGAAGTACACGCTCAGTTTCCTGATCCTCCTTGTGGTCTCTGACTGCTCCTGGGCTGAAGAGAAG GAACTATCTGTGTCAGAGCTGCTGTGGAGGGCCAACAAGGATGTTG TGCGTACGGAGAAAGAGCCCTTTGTCGTGGATGACATTGCTTatgacaatgaaaatgagagaaacGCTGATCCCTGCACCTCCGAGGGCTGCATGTGGAGCAAATCTGCTGACGGAAATATCTATGTGCCCTATGTGATCGCTGGACATTACT CACCTCGTGAACGCGCCATCATCGAGCGTGGCCTGGAGTCCTTCTCCAGTGTCTCTTGCATTCGCTTCGTTGAACGCGACGCCCAGAGAGACTACCTGAGCATCCAGTCCGACAACGG CTGTTACTCCTATGTTGGCCGCCGTGGTTACGCTCAGACAGTGTCTCTGGACCGTAGTGGCTGCCTCTACCACAACACCGTCCAGCATGAGCTGCTCCACGCCCTCGGCTTCAACCACGAACAGTGCCGCTCTGACAGGGACCAGCACATCCGAGTCCTGTGGGAGAACATCATGCCCG gTTTGGCGTACGCCTTTGACAAGATCAACACTCTGAACCAGAACACTCCCTACGACTACAACTCTGTCATGCAGTACCACAG GTATGCCTTCTCTGCAAACAGTAAGCCCACTATGGAGCCCATCCCCAATGCAAATGTTGAATTTGGCACTGGCACCCAGATGAGCAAGAACGACATCCTCAGACTGAACAGGCTGTACAAGTGTTAA